A DNA window from Deltaproteobacteria bacterium contains the following coding sequences:
- the yedF gene encoding sulfurtransferase-like selenium metabolism protein YedF, producing the protein MRTIDCRGLACPQPVMETKKALEKSEGEEVIVLLDDPASKENVRRFAESQGHRVSVSEDKGVFELRIDRGRKEGEPICAEEKPKERQSLTSSDFIVFIDADSLGRGSEELGKILIRSFLQTLEQSEAQPQKIILINSGVKLACEGSEVLEDLQEFSLKGIEILSCGTCLDYFGIKKKLKVGRVSNMYEILISLTQTGKVIKI; encoded by the coding sequence ATGAGGACGATTGATTGTCGTGGACTGGCCTGTCCGCAGCCAGTAATGGAGACGAAAAAAGCCCTGGAAAAGTCCGAGGGGGAAGAGGTTATTGTGCTGCTGGATGATCCGGCTTCAAAGGAGAATGTTCGCCGGTTTGCCGAAAGTCAAGGGCACCGGGTGAGCGTCTCCGAAGATAAAGGGGTTTTCGAGTTAAGGATTGATAGGGGGAGAAAGGAGGGGGAACCGATTTGCGCGGAAGAAAAACCGAAAGAAAGGCAAAGTCTGACTTCCTCCGATTTTATCGTGTTCATCGATGCGGATTCGCTCGGGCGGGGCTCAGAAGAATTGGGAAAGATATTGATACGGTCTTTTTTACAGACTCTGGAACAATCCGAGGCCCAGCCGCAAAAAATTATACTCATCAACAGCGGTGTCAAATTAGCTTGTGAAGGATCTGAGGTTCTAGAGGACCTTCAAGAGTTCTCCTTAAAAGGCATAGAGATCCTCTCCTGCGGGACTTGCCTGGATTATTTTGGAATAAAGAAGAAGCTTAAGGTAGGAAGGGTCTCGAACATGTATGAGATATTGATCTCGCTAACTCAGACAGGGAAAGTGATCAAAATTTAG